Proteins encoded together in one Ipomoea triloba cultivar NCNSP0323 chromosome 4, ASM357664v1 window:
- the LOC116016536 gene encoding probable splicing factor 3A subunit 1 yields MLGSLPILPLPAPTEDGNLGPLPPAQLTEKEIDELKLVNEEDKSKSNSAPTSVATHTRTIGIIYPPPDIRSIVDKTAQFVVKNGPEFEKRIIQSNAGNAKFNFLSASDPYHAYYQHRLSEGRAQNQDSAQQQPSQPPDSDAPESTPAVPAADAVDPTAKSDPSAQFRTVRKVLEPPEAEQYTVRLPEGITGEELDIIKLTAQFVARNGKSFLTGLTSREINNPQFHFLKPTHSMFMFFTSLADAYSKVLMPPKGLTDKLRKSATDMTTVLERCLNRLEWERSQEQARQKAEDEIEQERVQMAMIDWHDFVVVETIDFADDEDHDLPPPMTLEEVIRRSKMSGVEEEEFVEPGKEVEMEMDEEEVQLVEEGMRAATLEENAVQNSEVKAITEDQEPPMRIVKNWKRPEERIPAERDPTKYVVSPITGELIPIIEMSEHMRISLIDPKYKEQKERMFAKIKETTLAQDDEISRNIVGLARTRPDIFGTTEEEVSNAVKAEIEKKKEEPKQVIWDGHTGSIGRTASQAMSQNNAEDQYDFANDARNLPGPQAPLPPRPGVPSVRPLPPPPGLALNIPRPPNSFPYPTPGNPGVMPPPLPRPPMVNTVPHVQPPPPNIPPMPGQHLMVNRPAMHPSMSMNAPNISLPPPPGSQFTPLGAPRAFVPHPMSQPGMTIVPPPPMPHGMPPPPPPEEAPPLPEEPEPKRQKLDESVLIPEDQFLAKHSGPACISIAVPNVDEGNLKGQVLEITVQSLSETVGSLKEKISGEIQLPANKQKLSGKAGFLKDNLSLAYYNVAPGETLNLSLRERGGRKR; encoded by the exons atGTTGGGTTCCTTGCCCATATTGCCGCTCCCTGCCCCAACGGAGGATGGGAATCTTGGTCCATTGCCTCCTGCTCAGTTGACAGAAAAAGAGATAGATGAGCTTAAGTTGGTGAATGAGGAGGACAAGAGCAAAAGTAATTCAGCTCCAACTTCAGTTGCAACCCATACAAGAACAATTGGGATTATTTATCCACCTCCTGATATCAGAAGCATTGTTGACAAGACAGCTCAATTTGTGGTGAAGAATGGTCCAGAATTTGAGAAAAGGATTATTCAGAGCAATGCAGGCAATGCAAAGTTCAATTTTTTGAGTGCCTCAGATCCTTATCATGCATATTATCAGCATCGTTTGTCTGAAGGTCGTGCACAGAATCAGGATTCTGCTCAACAGCAGCCTTCACAGCCACCAGATTCAGATGCTCCAGAATCAACCCCTGCTGTACCTGCTGCTGATGCTGTTGATCCAACAGCAAAGTCTGATCCTTCTGCACAGTTTAGGACTGTACGCAAGGTTCTTGAGCCACCAGAAGCAGAGCAGTATACTGTTCGGCTTCCTGAAGGGATCACAGGGGAGGAATTGGATATCATTAAGCTTACTGCTCAGTTTGTGGCAAGGAATGGGAAGTCTTTTCTGACAGGGTTGACCAGTAGGGAGATCAATAATcctcaatttcattttttgaagCCTACTCATAGCATGTTTATGTTTTTCACTTCACTGGCAGATGCCTATTCAAAAGTCCTAATGCCTCCTAAAGGCTTGACTGATAAACTGAGGAAGAGTGCTACTGACATGACTACTGTTCTGGAGCGGTGCCTGAATCGGTTGGAGTGGGAAAGGTCACAGGAACAGGCTAGGCAGAAAGCTGAGGACGAAATAGAACAAGAGAGAGTGCAGATGGCTATGATTGATTGGCATGATTTTGTTGTGGTTGAGACGATAGACTTTGCTGATGATGAGGATCATGATTTACCTCCTCCTATGACCCTTGAGGAGGTTATTAGGAGGAGCAAGATGTCTGGTGTGGAGGAAGAAGAGTTTGTTGAGCCAGGGAAGGAGGTAGAAATGGAGATGGATGAAGAAGAGGTGCAGCTTGTTGAAGAAGGTATGAGAGCTGCTACCCTTGAGGAGAACGCTGTTCAGAATTCTGAAGTTAAGGCAATTACAGAGGACCAGGAGCCACCAATGAGAATTGTTAAGAATTGGAAAAGGCCTGAAGAAAGGATCCCTGCAGAAAGAGACCCAACAAAGTATGTTGTCTCTCCTATAACTGGTGAGCTGATTCCGATTATTGAGATGTCCGAACATATGAGGATCTCTCTTATTGATCCCAAGTACAAGGAGCAGAAAGAGAGAATGTTTGCAAAGATTAAGGAGACAACCCTTGCTCAGGATGATGAAATTTCTAGAAACATTGTTGGGCTTGCTAGGACACGTCCTGATATTTTTGGTACCACAGAAGAAGAAGTTTCAAATGCAGTCAAGGCTGAGattgagaagaaaaaagaagagcCCAAACAAGTCATATGGGATGGCCACACAGGTAGCATTGGTCGCACTGCTAGCCAGGCAATGTCCCAAAACAATGCAGAAGATCAGTATGATTTTGCAAATGATGCAAGGAACCTTCCTGGCCCTCAAGCTCCACTCCCTCCCAGGCCTGGTGTGCCATCAGTTCGACCACTTCCTCCACCACCTGGTTTGGCACTAAATATTCCTCGTCCTCCTAATAGTTTCCCTTATCCAACCCCTGGTAATCCTGGCGTTATGCCTCCACCTCTTCCCAGGCCTCCTATGGTTAACACGGTGCCTCATGTGCAACCTCCACCTCCTAACATCCCACCTATGCCTGGGCAACATCTTATGGTAAATCGTCCTGCAATGCACCCGTCAATGTCCATGAATGCTCCTAACATTTCTTTACCACCACCACCTGGGTCTCAGTTTACACCTCTGGGTGCTCCTCGAGCCTTTGTTCCCCATCCCATGTCCCAGCCTGGGATGACTATTGTCCCACCACCTCCAATGCCCCATGGAATGcctccaccacctccacctGAGGAAGCTCCACCACTTCCAGAGGAACCAGAGCCTAAAAGGCAAAAGCTTGATGAGTCTGTTCTCATTCCTGAAGACCAGTTCCTGGCTAAGCATTCA GGACCTGCCTGTATCAGCATTGCTGTGCCAAATGTTGATGAAGGAAATCTCAAAGGGCAAGTATTGGAGATCACAGTGCAATCCTTGTCTGAAACTGTTGGCAGTTTGAAAGAGAAGATTTCTGGTGAGATCCAGCTGCCTGCTAACAAACAGAAGCTGAGTGGAAAGGCTGGGTTTCTCAAGGACAATTTATCACTTGCATATTACAATGTTGCACCTGGAGAAACACTCAATCTTTCACTTAGAGAACGTGGTGGCAGAAAGAGATGA